From one Henningerozyma blattae CBS 6284 chromosome 1, complete genome genomic stretch:
- the COX9 gene encoding cytochrome c oxidase subunit VIIa (similar to Saccharomyces cerevisiae COX9 (YDL067C); ancestral locus Anc_4.257) — translation MAIAPITGTLKKRIIADIIIGFSIGGSMASYWWWGFHKKVIQRRENYYAKLAEQKKLQS, via the coding sequence ATGGCCATCGCTCCAATAACAGGTAcattaaagaaaagaatcATAGCAGATATAATCATTGGTTTCTCCATCGGTGGTTCCATGGCTTCATACTGGTGGTGGGGTTTCCACAAGAAGGTTATCCAAAGAAGAGAAAACTATTATGCTAAATTAGCTgaacaaaagaaattgcAGTCCTAA
- the COX8 gene encoding cytochrome c oxidase subunit VIII (similar to Saccharomyces cerevisiae COX8 (YLR395C); ancestral locus Anc_4.256) gives MLNQVTRLATRRAFSQTARANGHFAEGVYSNIPFKVHNRKIPYGVIHFGFFTVGFSVPFLITWAHLKRSGF, from the coding sequence ATGTTGAACCAAGTAACTCGTCTAGCTACAAGAAGAGCCTTCTCTCAAACTGCTCGTGCAAATGGCCATTTCGCTGAAGGTGTTTACAGTAATATTCCTTTCAAAGTCCATAACAGAAAGATCCCATACGGTGTCATCCATTTTGGTTTCTTTACTGTTGGTTTTTCTGTCCCATTCCTAATCACATGGGCTCATCTAAAGAGATCTGGGTTCTAA
- the AFG2 gene encoding AAA family ATPase AFG2 (similar to Saccharomyces cerevisiae AFG2 (YLR397C); ancestral locus Anc_4.259) — protein sequence MAPKSSSSGTKKKSTSSSSSDGTKAPKFKLPSEFIARPNVIKNGNNKDLATVIVHPDVLKELEINFGSMCIVSKIGNNGIVAIAKAGDEKTHPLNVLKLTTTLRAVGNIILGDRLEIRKIVSQPTYATSVTVGSIQGIDLTKYDNVSKKINKLLDDCGIVMPGMIFKKIDINSGKEGKPNNVDLLVVGINEDELPDVSKLEINDYDNEDEYDEAEDEYDEAEDENINEEQLGNDTFYLSPPGIYRSNNTKLILTKETNCNPKYNLPESLSYNLVGGLNKEIEILKNAIELPLHKPKLFSRFGVSPPRGILLHGPPGTGKTMLLRCVANNSNAHVLTINGPSIVSKYLGETESSLRDFFNEAKKYQPSIIFIDEIDSIAPNRSSDDSGEVESRVVATLLTLMDGMGNSGRVVVVGATNRPNSIDSALRRPGRFDQEIEIGIPDVDGRKDILLKQFHKMSSERHSLSDEDIQSIASKTHGYVGADLSALCRESVMKAIQRGMIDPKGSNDLKVELHDIENAMVDVRPSAMREIFLEMPKVYWSDIGGQEELKQKMKEMIQLPLEASETFNKLGVTAPKGVLLYGPPGCSKTLTAKALATESGINFFAVKGPEIFNKYVGESERAIREIFRKARAASPSIIFFDEIDAISSSREGGSGSDVSNHVLTSLLNEIDGVEELNGVVIVAATNRPDEIDPALLRPGRLDRHLYVGPPDFNARLQIIKKCTIKFGSEIQNDEPFLRELSAKTGGCSGAEVVLLCQEAGLSAIMADYQVDKVGKHHFQNALEGLSRGITEDMLGYYQQFASRSGVSV from the coding sequence ATGGCACCAAAATCATCATCCTCAGGCACGAAGAAGAAGTCTACAAGTTCCTCGAGTTCAGATGGGACAAAAGCTCCAAAATTTAAGCTACCTTCAGAATTCATTGCAAGACCGAATGTCATAAAGAACGGTAATAACAAAGATCTTGCAACAGTAATAGTTCATCCAGATGTCTTAAAAGAGTTGGAGATCAATTTCGGGTCTATGTGTATTGTATCGAAAATTGGTAATAATGGAATTGTTGCTATTGCTAAGGCAGGTGATGAAAAGACTCATCCATTGAACGTGCTAAAATTAACTACTACATTAAGAGCGGTTGGTAACATCATATTAGGTGATAGATTAGAGATTAGAAAGATCGTAAGCCAACCTACTTATGCTACTTCTGTTACTGTTGGTTCTATACAAGGTATTGATCTAACAAAGTATGACAATGTTTctaagaaaataaataaattattagacGATTGTGGTATTGTTATGCCAGGTatgattttcaaaaaaattgatataaATAGTGGCAAAGAGGGGAAACCAAATAATGTTGATTTGCTAGTTGTTGGAataaatgaagatgaacTACCTGATGTCTCTAAATTGgaaattaatgattatgataatgaagatgagtATGATGAGGCGGAAGATGAGTATGATGAGGCggaagatgaaaatataaatgaagAGCAATTGGGAAATGACACATTTTATCTTTCCCCACCAGGAATTTACCgttctaataatactaaattaattttgacCAAAGAAACTAACTGTAAtccaaaatataatttaccaGAATCTCTTTCTTATAATTTAGTTGGTggtttaaataaagaaatcGAAATCTTGAAGAATGCCATTGAGTTGCCATTACATAAGcctaaattattttctagaTTTGGTGTAAGTCCACCTCGTGGTATATTATTGCATGGTCCACCAGGGACTGGGAAGACAATGCTTTTAAGATGTGTtgctaataattctaatgcTCATGTATTAACCATTAATGGCCCATCTATtgtttctaaatatttggGAGAAACAGAAAGCTCATTAAgagatttttttaatgaagctaaaaaatatcagccatctataatttttattgatgAAATAGATTCAATTGCACCAAATAGATCTAGCGATGATTCTGGTGAAGTGGAAAGTCGTGTTGTAGCCACTTTGTTGACATTAATGGATGGTATGGGTAACTCTGGTAGAGTGGTGGTTGTTGGTGCCACCAATAGACCTAATTCCATTGATTCTGCATTGAGAAGACCTGGAAGATTTGATCAAGAGATCGAAATCGGTATACCTGATGTTGATGGTAGAAAagatattcttttaaaacaGTTCCATAAAATGTCCTCAGAACGTCATAGTTTAagtgatgaagatattCAAAGTATTGCTTCTAAGACACATGGTTATGTGGGTGCTGATTTATCAGCATTGTGTAGAGAATCCGTAATGAAAGCCATTCAGCGTGGTATGATTGATCCCAAAGGCtctaatgatttaaaagtGGAATTAcatgatattgaaaatgctATGGTTGATGTTAGGCCAAGTGCTATGAGagaaatttttcttgaGATGCCTAAAGTGTATTGGTCAGATATTGGTGGtcaagaagaattaaaacagAAAATGAAAGAGATGATTCAATTACCATTAGAAGCCTCTGAAACATTTAACAAATTAGGGGTTACTGCTCCTAAAGGTGTTCTATTATACGGGCCACCTGGTTGTTCCAAGACCTTAACCGCCAAAGCTCTTGCCACTGAATCTGGGATTAATTTCTTCGCAGTGAAGGGTCCTGAAATCTTTAACAAATACGTTGGTGAATCTGAAAGGGCTATTAGAGAAATCTTTAGAAAAGCTCGTGCAGCTTCCCCaagtataatattttttgatgaGATTGATGCTATATCTTCAAGCCGTGAAGGAGGTAGCGGTAGTGATGTTAGCAATCATGTGTTgacttcattattaaacgAAATCGATGGTGTGGAAGAATTAAACGGAGTCGTCATCGTAGCCGCTACAAATAGACCAGATGAGATAGATCCAGCATTGTTAAGACCAGGAAGATTGGATAGACATCTCTATGTGGGCCCACCTGATTTTAACGCACGGTTACAAATCATTAAGAAATGCACAATCAAGTTTGGTAGTGAGATTCAAAATGATGAGCCATTTTTAAGAGAATTGAGTGCAAAGACTGGCGGTTGTTCAGGTGCAGaagtagtattattatgtCAAGAAGCTGGTCTTTCTGCTATCATGGCAGATTATCAAGTGGATAAAGTTGGCAAACATCATTTCCAAAATGCATTAGAAGGTTTATCCCGTGGTATTACTGAAGACATGTTGGGTTACTATCAACAGTTTGCCTCAAGAAGTGGGGTCAGCgtataa
- the TBLA0A06405 gene encoding RNA-binding protein (similar to Saccharomyces cerevisiae YRA1 (YDR381W); ancestral locus Anc_5.458), translating to MATAVRRRVTVSKSSNSKSGSNTKSRRRTNASSSSNSGNVKQEKQENVLLKRIQQKAKKNNGSKSPSKGSTSINVAVEGIPKDLTQASIRKYFVSQLGGIETVLLSYTESGKSTGMVKIQFKDKRTANLAIDKFNGAKVDNNSKLKMYVFVSRDEKSRSNNSNNDISKRIIPNKLNSRRSSNSGTNSKSKSSSSRRRN from the coding sequence ATGGCCACTGCCGTTAGACGTAGAGTTACTGTCAGTAAAAGTTCCAATTCCAAATCAGGCTCAAATACTAAGAGTAGAAGAAGAACTAATGCCAGTAGCAGTAGTAATAGTGGCAATGTGAAACAAGAAAAGCAGGAAAATGTTTTGTTGAAGAGAATACAACAAAAGGCTAAAAAGAACAATGGTTCCAAAAGTCCTTCTAAAGGTAGTACTAGTATTAATGTAGCCGTTGAAGGTATTCCCAAGGACCTTACACAAGCTTCTATCCGTAAATATTTCGTGTCACAATTGGGAGGTATTGAGACGGTATTATTGTCATACACAGAAAGTGGTAAGTCGACAGGGATGGTTAAGATTCAATTCAAAGATAAAAGAACTGCCAATTTAGCCattgataaattcaatGGTGCTAAAGTCGATAACAAttccaaattaaaaatgtatGTGTTTGTTAGTAGAGATGAGAAATCTCGTTCCAATAACTCTAACAATGATATTTCCAAAAGAATCATTCctaataaattgaattcaAGAAGAAGTTCTAATAGTGGCACTAATAGCAAATCCAAGAGTTCTTCTTCTAGAAGGAGAAATTGA